A stretch of Aerosakkonema funiforme FACHB-1375 DNA encodes these proteins:
- the carB gene encoding carbamoyl-phosphate synthase large subunit translates to MPRRDDLHKILLLGSGPIVIGQACEFDYSGTQACKALRSEGYEVVLVNSNPATIMTDPETADRTYIEPLTPEMVEKVIAKERPDALLPTMGGQTALNLAVALSKNGVLERYGVELIGAKLEAIEKAEDRQLFKEAMQKIGVGVCPSGIACNVNEAKEIAHQIGTYPLIIRPAFTMGGSGGGIAYNQEEFEVMAQAGIDASPVSQILIEKSLLGWKEYELEVMRDLADNVVIICSIENIDPMGIHTGDSITVAPAQTLTDKEYQRLRDASIKIIREIGVETGGSNIQFAVNPVNGEVIVIEMNPRVSRSSALASKATGFPIAKFAAKLAVGYTLDEINNDITKKTPASFEPTIDYVVTKIPRFAFEKFPGTTPILTTQMKSVGEAMAIGRTFQESFQKALRSLETGRSGWGCDKSEKLPSLEQIRAQLRTPNPERIFTLRHAMQLGMSVEDIYELTGIDPWFLDKMQELLETEKFLKRTPLQQITKEQLFAIKQQGFSDRQIAFATKTKEDEVREYRKSLGVIPIYKTVDTCAAEFEAFTPYHYSAYELGCGVQSETADLDYPEKGESEVLPSDKQKVMILGGGPNRIGQGIEFDYCCCHASYALRGAGFETIMVNSNPETVSTDYDTSDRLYFEPLTKEDVLNIIETEKPVGIIVQFGGQTPLKLSVPLQEALNENPDLGTKIWGTSPDSIDIAEDRERFAEIVDKLQLLTAPNGIARSEEEALTIARKIGYPVVVRPSYVLGGRAMEIVYSDSDLERYMTMAVQVEPEKPVLVDKFLENAIEVDVDAIADSTGRVVIGGIMEHIEQAGIHSGDSACTLPTTSLPPAVLQIIRDQTIRLAKALNVIGLMNIQYAIAGAHSYTPQVYILEANPRASRTVPFVSKAIGKPLAKLASLIMSGKTLEELGLTKEIIPNHIAVKEAVLPFDKFPGTDTLLGPEMRSTGEVMGIDSDFGKAFTKAELAANVRLPLSGTVFVSMNDRDKTAVVPVVKQFLELGFEVVATDGTRRVLQENGVKNVGLVLKVHEGRPHIVDAIKNEKIQIVINTPSGEEAATDARLLRRTALAYKVPVITTIAGATATAAAIARLQSSPLDVKTIQEYLA, encoded by the coding sequence ATGCCTCGTCGTGATGACCTCCACAAAATCCTGCTGTTGGGTTCTGGCCCAATTGTGATCGGCCAAGCCTGCGAATTCGACTATTCGGGCACTCAGGCTTGCAAGGCACTCCGCAGTGAAGGGTACGAGGTGGTGTTAGTTAACTCCAACCCAGCCACCATTATGACCGATCCGGAAACGGCAGACCGCACATATATTGAGCCGCTGACGCCGGAAATGGTGGAAAAAGTGATTGCCAAAGAGCGTCCCGATGCTCTGTTGCCCACGATGGGCGGACAAACTGCGTTAAATTTGGCGGTAGCTTTATCAAAAAATGGCGTTTTGGAACGCTACGGTGTTGAATTGATCGGAGCTAAACTGGAAGCGATCGAAAAAGCAGAAGACCGACAGCTATTTAAAGAAGCGATGCAAAAAATAGGTGTAGGCGTTTGTCCTTCCGGCATTGCTTGCAACGTTAACGAAGCTAAAGAAATCGCTCATCAAATTGGCACCTATCCCCTCATTATTCGACCCGCTTTTACTATGGGAGGGTCGGGTGGTGGTATCGCCTACAACCAAGAAGAATTTGAAGTAATGGCGCAAGCTGGTATAGATGCCAGTCCCGTTTCCCAAATTTTGATCGAAAAGTCGCTTTTAGGCTGGAAAGAATATGAATTAGAAGTAATGCGAGATCTGGCGGATAACGTGGTGATTATCTGCTCGATCGAAAACATCGACCCGATGGGTATTCACACAGGCGATTCGATTACCGTCGCACCCGCACAAACTCTCACAGATAAAGAATACCAGCGCCTGCGCGATGCTTCCATCAAAATTATCCGCGAGATTGGTGTAGAAACTGGCGGTTCTAATATTCAGTTCGCCGTCAATCCGGTCAACGGCGAAGTAATTGTCATTGAAATGAATCCCCGCGTGTCTCGTTCTTCCGCGTTAGCTTCCAAAGCTACCGGTTTCCCCATTGCCAAGTTTGCTGCTAAATTGGCAGTCGGTTACACGCTGGATGAAATTAATAATGATATTACCAAGAAAACGCCGGCATCCTTTGAGCCAACAATTGACTACGTGGTCACGAAAATCCCGCGTTTTGCCTTTGAAAAGTTCCCCGGAACGACACCGATACTGACAACGCAAATGAAATCGGTGGGTGAAGCAATGGCAATCGGTCGCACGTTCCAAGAATCGTTTCAAAAGGCATTGCGAAGTTTAGAAACCGGTCGCTCCGGTTGGGGTTGCGATAAATCGGAAAAATTGCCTTCCCTCGAACAAATTCGCGCTCAGTTGCGGACGCCAAATCCAGAACGAATTTTCACTTTGCGTCACGCGATGCAGTTGGGAATGTCGGTAGAAGATATCTACGAACTGACGGGAATCGATCCTTGGTTTTTGGATAAGATGCAGGAATTGCTGGAAACCGAAAAATTCTTGAAACGCACTCCTTTGCAACAAATAACTAAGGAGCAGTTGTTTGCAATTAAGCAACAGGGATTTAGCGACCGGCAAATTGCCTTCGCCACGAAAACCAAGGAAGATGAAGTGCGCGAGTACCGTAAAAGTTTGGGCGTTATCCCCATTTACAAAACAGTCGATACCTGCGCGGCAGAGTTTGAGGCGTTTACCCCTTATCACTATTCCGCTTATGAATTGGGTTGTGGGGTACAATCGGAAACAGCAGATCTCGATTACCCCGAAAAAGGTGAATCGGAAGTCTTGCCATCCGATAAACAAAAGGTGATGATTTTGGGTGGCGGCCCTAATCGCATCGGACAAGGGATTGAGTTCGATTATTGCTGTTGTCACGCATCCTATGCTTTGCGCGGTGCCGGGTTTGAGACGATTATGGTAAACTCGAATCCGGAAACGGTTTCGACGGATTACGATACGAGCGATCGTCTCTATTTTGAACCGCTCACTAAAGAAGATGTTCTCAATATCATTGAGACGGAAAAACCAGTAGGAATTATCGTGCAGTTTGGCGGACAAACGCCGCTGAAACTATCAGTACCTCTGCAAGAAGCGCTCAATGAAAATCCCGACCTCGGTACGAAGATTTGGGGAACATCGCCAGATTCGATCGACATTGCGGAAGACCGGGAACGCTTTGCGGAAATTGTCGATAAATTGCAATTGCTCACAGCTCCCAACGGTATTGCTCGCAGTGAAGAAGAAGCTCTGACAATTGCACGAAAAATCGGTTATCCGGTAGTCGTTCGTCCCAGCTACGTTTTGGGCGGACGCGCAATGGAAATCGTTTATTCGGATAGCGATTTAGAGCGTTATATGACAATGGCGGTGCAGGTAGAACCGGAAAAACCCGTCCTAGTCGATAAGTTTTTGGAGAATGCGATCGAAGTCGATGTAGATGCGATCGCAGATAGCACCGGACGAGTAGTAATTGGCGGCATTATGGAACATATCGAACAAGCAGGAATTCACTCTGGGGATTCTGCTTGCACATTGCCAACAACTTCTCTGCCACCAGCAGTTTTGCAAATAATTCGCGACCAAACAATTCGCTTAGCAAAAGCGCTCAATGTCATAGGCTTAATGAATATTCAGTATGCCATTGCCGGAGCGCACAGTTACACGCCACAGGTTTATATTTTGGAAGCGAATCCCAGAGCGTCGCGCACAGTACCATTTGTGTCGAAAGCAATTGGTAAACCCTTGGCGAAACTCGCTTCTTTAATTATGTCAGGTAAAACGTTGGAAGAGTTGGGATTGACCAAGGAAATCATCCCCAATCACATCGCTGTCAAAGAAGCCGTATTGCCATTTGATAAATTCCCAGGTACGGATACTTTACTTGGCCCAGAAATGCGATCGACTGGCGAAGTCATGGGAATCGATAGCGATTTCGGTAAAGCATTTACCAAAGCAGAATTAGCCGCCAACGTGCGCTTACCTTTATCGGGAACCGTGTTCGTTTCTATGAACGATCGCGATAAAACAGCAGTAGTTCCAGTAGTAAAACAATTCTTGGAATTAGGCTTTGAAGTTGTGGCGACAGATGGAACTCGTCGAGTATTGCAAGAAAACGGCGTCAAAAATGTCGGTTTAGTGCTGAAAGTACACGAAGGGCGTCCGCACATTGTAGACGCAATTAAAAAT